One genomic region from Cellulomonas hominis encodes:
- a CDS encoding IS3 family transposase (programmed frameshift) has translation MARKSYSEEFRRQAVDLYESTPGATVRGIAADLGIVRGTLRHWLEVYGTGAKTAVDGSATPSPLRSKSAAASSTAPVGESPQERIARLEARVRELEVETTKLSTERAILQQAAKYFGRGDALVSRFQFVADNSATYPVKRLCELVQVERSSYYAWKAGAPARAERAAADARLEARIRKVHAADSTLGAPRVTAELNDDAPAGEQVNHKRVARVMRAAGIAGYVKKRRVRTTIPEPSGRKHPDLLKRDFTAPAPNRRYVGDITYLPIADGTNLYLATVIDCHSRRLVGWAVADHMRTELVEDALKAAAATRGTLAGALFHSDHGSVYCSKDYARVCARLGVTQSMGAVGSSADNAMAESFNATLKREVLQDDACWPDEPTCRRQVFRWLTRYNTRRRHSWCGYLSPTAYEARRAATLPIAA, from the exons ATGGCCAGGAAGAGCTACTCCGAGGAGTTCCGTCGTCAGGCCGTCGACTTGTACGAGTCCACTCCGGGCGCCACGGTGCGCGGGATCGCCGCGGACCTGGGCATCGTGCGCGGCACGCTGCGCCACTGGCTCGAGGTCTACGGCACGGGCGCCAAGACGGCCGTCGACGGGTCGGCGACGCCCAGCCCGTTGCGGTCCAAGAGCGCTGCGGCGAGCTCGACGGCGCCTGTCGGCGAGTCGCCGCAGGAGCGGATCGCCCGGCTCGAGGCCCGGGTCCGCGAGCTCGAGGTCGAGACGACCAAGCTGTCCACCGAGCGGGCGATCTTGCAGCAGGCGGCGAAGTATTTCG GCCGGGGAGACGCGCTGGTGAGTCGCTTCCAGTTCGTCGCCGACAACTCCGCCACCTACCCGGTGAAGCGACTGTGCGAGCTCGTGCAGGTCGAGCGCTCGTCCTACTACGCGTGGAAGGCTGGCGCGCCGGCGCGGGCCGAGCGCGCCGCGGCGGACGCTCGGCTCGAGGCACGGATCCGCAAGGTCCACGCCGCGGACAGCACGCTCGGCGCGCCGCGGGTCACGGCCGAGCTCAACGACGACGCGCCCGCCGGTGAGCAGGTCAACCACAAGCGCGTCGCCCGGGTGATGCGCGCGGCGGGTATCGCGGGCTACGTCAAGAAGCGTCGAGTGCGGACCACGATCCCCGAGCCGTCGGGCCGCAAGCACCCCGACCTGCTCAAGCGGGACTTCACCGCGCCGGCACCGAACCGGCGCTACGTCGGCGACATCACCTACCTGCCGATCGCCGACGGCACGAACCTCTACCTCGCCACGGTCATCGACTGCCACTCCCGCCGGCTCGTCGGGTGGGCAGTCGCCGACCACATGCGCACCGAGCTCGTCGAAGACGCGCTCAAGGCCGCCGCCGCGACCCGCGGCACCCTGGCCGGGGCGCTGTTCCACTCCGACCACGGGTCGGTCTACTGCTCGAAGGACTACGCCAGGGTCTGCGCGAGGCTCGGCGTGACCCAGTCGATGGGCGCCGTCGGGTCCTCGGCCGACAACGCGATGGCCGAGTCGTTCAACGCCACCCTCAAGCGCGAGGTCCTGCAAGACGACGCCTGCTGGCCCGACGAGCCAACCTGCCGCCGGCAGGTCTTCCGCTGGCTGACCCGCTACAACACCCGCCGCCGCCACTCCTGGTGCGGCTACCTGTCCCCGACCGCCTACGAGGCCCGCCGGGCCGCTACGCTGCCGATCGCCGCGTAA
- a CDS encoding ribbon-helix-helix protein, CopG family, translating into MSQLVVRTDPETDRALEHLVELTGRKRSEVVREAIRAAEYEALLTLAAQQAAALRDDPHDRAEVAAAAADLEPLRAW; encoded by the coding sequence ATGAGCCAGCTCGTCGTACGCACCGATCCCGAGACCGACCGCGCGCTGGAGCACCTGGTGGAGCTGACCGGGCGCAAGCGCTCGGAGGTCGTCCGCGAGGCCATCCGAGCCGCGGAGTACGAGGCCCTGCTCACGCTGGCCGCGCAGCAGGCCGCCGCCCTGCGTGACGACCCGCACGACCGGGCAGAGGTCGCCGCAGCCGCCGCCGACCTGGAGCCGCTGCGTGCGTGGTGA
- a CDS encoding type II toxin-antitoxin system PemK/MazF family toxin, with the protein MRGDVYRLRAPKATQGHEQRGPRYAVVVQTDRFALSTLLVAPTSTSVTPTVFRPRISLNGTTTYVLVEQTTAVNADTRLGDFAGRLEPGELTDVDAALRLVLDLR; encoded by the coding sequence GTGCGTGGTGACGTCTACCGGCTGCGCGCACCCAAGGCCACCCAAGGCCACGAGCAGCGCGGGCCCCGGTACGCGGTCGTGGTCCAGACCGACCGCTTCGCCCTGTCGACGCTGCTGGTCGCACCGACCTCGACGTCGGTCACCCCGACGGTGTTCCGGCCCCGCATCTCGCTGAACGGGACCACGACCTACGTCCTGGTCGAGCAGACCACCGCCGTCAACGCCGACACACGCCTCGGCGATTTCGCCGGCCGCCTCGAGCCCGGCGAACTGACGGACGTCGACGCTGCCCTGCGGCTGGTCCTCGACCTGAGGTGA
- a CDS encoding IS110 family transposase — translation MTSLAERVDLVIGVDTHKHTHTAAVVDATTGGTLSELTVSTDPGGYGELLTWVGAIRGGSRVWALEGGGGYGAGLARFLGSAGEQVVELDRPKRAARRHGAKSDSLDAVRAAREALAREHLARIKDDGPRAELAVLMAARRSGVEAATLAQRQLLALVTAAPEELRAVLRGANTTVTVQTAARLRTRSAWDRQTVTTANVLRTLARRVLTLQDEARDHETAIGEIVRSWRPDLLTQPGIGALTAAQVLIAWSHPGRIRSEAAFAMLAGTAPIPASSGMTIRHRLNRSGDRQLNRALHVIALSRARYDQRTRDYIDRRRAQGKTDREIRRCLKRYIARDLFRQLEHGPLPA, via the coding sequence GTGACCAGTCTGGCTGAACGCGTCGATCTCGTCATCGGGGTCGACACCCACAAGCACACCCACACCGCCGCGGTCGTGGACGCGACCACTGGCGGCACGCTCAGCGAGTTGACCGTCAGCACCGATCCGGGTGGCTATGGCGAGCTGCTGACCTGGGTCGGCGCGATCCGTGGTGGCTCGCGGGTCTGGGCGTTGGAAGGTGGCGGCGGCTACGGCGCCGGTCTGGCCCGGTTCCTCGGGTCGGCCGGTGAGCAGGTCGTGGAGCTGGACCGCCCGAAGCGAGCCGCCCGACGTCATGGCGCGAAGTCCGACTCCCTGGACGCGGTCCGCGCCGCACGCGAGGCCCTGGCCCGCGAGCACCTCGCGCGGATCAAGGACGACGGTCCTCGCGCCGAGCTCGCCGTTCTCATGGCGGCCCGCCGCTCGGGGGTCGAGGCCGCGACCCTGGCTCAGCGCCAGCTGCTCGCTCTGGTCACCGCGGCGCCAGAGGAGCTGCGCGCCGTGCTGCGCGGGGCGAACACGACCGTGACGGTCCAGACCGCCGCCCGGTTGCGGACCCGATCGGCCTGGGACCGTCAGACGGTGACCACCGCGAACGTCCTGCGGACCCTGGCGCGCCGGGTCCTGACCCTGCAGGACGAGGCCCGCGACCACGAGACCGCGATCGGTGAGATCGTGCGCTCGTGGCGGCCCGACCTGCTGACCCAGCCCGGGATCGGAGCCCTCACCGCCGCCCAGGTCCTGATCGCCTGGTCCCACCCGGGACGGATCCGCTCCGAGGCCGCGTTCGCGATGCTCGCCGGGACCGCCCCGATCCCCGCGTCCTCAGGCATGACGATCCGGCATCGGCTGAACCGTTCCGGGGACCGCCAGCTCAACCGCGCGCTGCACGTCATCGCCCTGTCTCGCGCCCGCTACGACCAGCGCACCCGCGACTACATCGACCGCCGCCGCGCCCAGGGCAAGACCGACCGCGAGATCCGCCGCTGCCTCAAGCGCTACATCGCCCGCGACCTGTTCCGCCAACTCGAACACGGCCCACTCCCGGCTTGA
- a CDS encoding IS3 family transposase (programmed frameshift) has product MAAPRKYPDELRERAVRLVLDAKKDPVTRAAACRRIGEQLGINPETLRGWVNQVEIDAGDRPGTTTSDAQRLAELERENRELRRANAILRSASGFLRGGARPPVTQVVEFIDTHRAEFGVEPICVQLQVAPSTYYAAKSRPPSVRSVTDAALSEVIAVEHAANYGVYGARKMWKHLHRLGHTVARCTVERLMRAGGLHGVVRGRSKRTTIPGEDGIRAGDLVNRAFSATAPNELWVADFTYVRTWSGFAYVAFVIDVFSRMIVGWKADTNMRAALVTDTLEMATWARGRAGITDLTGLIHHSDAGSQYVSLALTERLAALGIRASIGTVADAYDNALAESTIGLFKTELIRRRGPWRTLDDVEIATLEWVDWFNNRRLHTELGDIPGPYPRFLDTGCDYAAIGSVAARRAS; this is encoded by the exons ATGGCTGCACCGAGGAAGTATCCGGACGAGCTGCGTGAGCGCGCGGTCCGGCTCGTGCTGGACGCGAAGAAGGACCCGGTGACTCGTGCGGCGGCGTGCCGGCGGATCGGTGAGCAGCTCGGGATCAATCCCGAGACGCTGCGTGGGTGGGTCAACCAGGTCGAGATCGACGCCGGTGACCGGCCTGGGACCACGACCAGCGACGCGCAGCGGCTGGCCGAGCTGGAGCGGGAGAACCGGGAGCTGAGGCGGGCGAACGCGATCTTGCGGAGCGCGTCGG GCTTTCTTCGCGGCGGAGCTCGACCGCCCGTCACCCAGGTAGTCGAGTTCATCGACACCCACCGTGCCGAGTTCGGGGTCGAGCCGATCTGCGTCCAGCTGCAGGTCGCCCCGAGCACGTACTACGCCGCCAAGTCCCGCCCGCCCTCGGTGCGATCGGTGACCGACGCCGCGCTGAGCGAAGTGATCGCGGTCGAGCACGCCGCGAACTACGGCGTCTACGGGGCCAGGAAGATGTGGAAGCACCTGCACCGGCTCGGGCACACCGTCGCCCGATGCACCGTCGAGCGGCTCATGCGTGCCGGCGGCCTGCACGGGGTGGTCCGCGGCCGGTCGAAGCGCACCACGATCCCGGGCGAGGACGGGATCCGGGCAGGTGACCTGGTCAACCGGGCGTTCAGCGCGACGGCACCGAACGAGTTGTGGGTCGCGGACTTCACCTACGTCCGCACCTGGTCCGGGTTCGCCTATGTCGCGTTCGTGATCGACGTGTTCTCCCGGATGATCGTGGGCTGGAAGGCCGATACGAACATGCGCGCCGCCCTGGTCACCGACACCCTCGAGATGGCGACCTGGGCCCGCGGCCGGGCCGGGATCACGGACCTGACCGGGTTGATCCACCACAGCGATGCCGGGTCTCAGTACGTCAGCCTGGCGCTGACCGAGCGCCTCGCGGCCCTCGGGATCCGCGCGTCGATCGGGACCGTCGCGGACGCCTACGACAACGCCCTCGCCGAGTCCACGATCGGGCTGTTCAAGACCGAGCTGATCCGTCGCCGCGGCCCGTGGCGGACCCTGGACGACGTCGAGATCGCGACCCTGGAGTGGGTCGACTGGTTCAACAACCGCCGCCTGCACACCGAGCTCGGCGACATCCCAGGGCCCTACCCCCGGTTCTTGGACACGGGGTGTGATTACGCGGCGATCGGCAGCGTAGCGGCCCGGCGGGCCTCGTAG
- a CDS encoding ANTAR domain-containing protein → MITTPQLSGKPGQAPPERLRALRDELMRHDAVNQAVGLLMEREGRDRLSALHELVVESVRRDVTVYEVACTVRARLTVRLVPAAR, encoded by the coding sequence ATGATCACCACACCGCAACTGTCCGGGAAACCGGGTCAGGCTCCGCCCGAGAGGTTGCGTGCGCTGCGCGATGAGCTGATGCGTCACGACGCGGTGAACCAGGCCGTCGGGCTCCTCATGGAGCGTGAGGGCCGGGACCGGCTGTCCGCGCTTCACGAGCTGGTGGTGGAGTCGGTTCGACGGGACGTAACGGTGTATGAGGTCGCGTGCACGGTGCGCGCACGTCTGACTGTGAGGCTTGTGCCTGCGGCTCGCTGA
- a CDS encoding flagellar basal body-associated FliL family protein, translated as MAVSAALVGAGAAWFLLRPSPGAATDVSEVKLGDVQTIEPISINLANGRYLRLGLGLQLTAEVAEDVDTVKALDLAIALFSQRPVEEIATRDGRDALKDELAAQLADVYHGEVVDVYFSNFVYQ; from the coding sequence GTGGCTGTCTCTGCCGCGCTCGTCGGGGCCGGCGCGGCGTGGTTCCTGCTGCGGCCCAGTCCGGGCGCCGCCACGGACGTTTCCGAGGTCAAGCTCGGGGACGTCCAGACAATCGAGCCGATCAGTATCAACCTCGCGAACGGCCGGTACCTCAGGCTCGGACTCGGGCTGCAGCTCACGGCCGAGGTCGCCGAGGACGTGGACACCGTCAAGGCACTCGACCTCGCCATCGCCCTGTTCTCGCAACGACCCGTCGAGGAAATCGCCACACGCGACGGCCGAGACGCGCTGAAGGACGAGCTGGCCGCCCAGCTCGCGGACGTCTACCACGGAGAGGTCGTAGACGTCTACTTCAGCAACTTCGTCTACCAGTGA
- a CDS encoding heavy metal translocating P-type ATPase, translating to MSREDHTGHHPVGAPSTGHDHAHGAHISEGQAAHEHHRGSATVTEAGSPHRQDAHGGHDGHSGHGGHTGHVERFRRLFWIMLVLAIPVVAASAMFAMLLGYELPDATWSTWVSPVLGTVMFIWGGAPFLTGAAEELRAKRPGMMLLVALAITVAFVASWLATLGVVAHGLDFWWELALLIVIMLLGHWIEMRSLAQTSSALDSLAALLPDEAERVEGDAVVRVAPSDLTLDDVVLVRPGARVPADGAIIDGAAEMDESMVTGESRTVRRSAGDRVVAGTVATDSALRLRVTAVGDDTALAGIRRLVLEAQSSTSRAQRLADTAAALLFWFALGAAAVTAVVWSIAGQPDDAVIRTITVLVIACPHALGLAIPLVVSIATERAARGGILVKDRLALESMRTVSTVVFDKTGTLTKGQPTVTEVRPASGLDRDEILALAAAAEADSEHPLARAIVAAASDLHVPAAADFTSSPAVGVRARVGGRTVEVGGPNLLRERDVDELDGVEQWRAEGAIILHVLVDGRPAGALKLADEIREESRAAIRQLRHRGVDVVMITGDAEAVARTVAAEIGIDRVFAGVRPEDKSARVAELQREGGTVAMVGDGVNDAPALAQADVGIAIGAGTDVAIASAGVILASDDPRSVVSVIDLSAASYRKMKQNLWWAAGYNLIAVPLAAGVLAPIGFVMPMSVGAILMSVSTIVVALNAQLLRRLDLRPR from the coding sequence ATGAGCCGCGAGGACCACACCGGGCACCACCCGGTCGGCGCACCGAGCACGGGCCACGACCACGCACACGGAGCGCACATCTCCGAGGGTCAGGCAGCCCACGAGCACCACCGGGGCTCCGCGACCGTGACCGAGGCCGGATCACCGCACCGCCAGGACGCGCACGGTGGCCACGACGGCCACTCCGGTCACGGCGGTCACACCGGTCATGTCGAACGGTTCCGACGTCTGTTCTGGATCATGCTCGTCCTCGCGATCCCGGTCGTCGCCGCCAGCGCCATGTTCGCCATGCTCCTGGGCTACGAGCTCCCCGACGCGACCTGGTCGACGTGGGTCTCGCCGGTGCTCGGCACGGTCATGTTCATCTGGGGCGGCGCGCCGTTCCTGACGGGCGCCGCCGAGGAGCTGCGCGCCAAGCGTCCCGGGATGATGCTGCTCGTCGCGTTGGCGATCACCGTGGCGTTCGTCGCGTCGTGGCTCGCGACCCTCGGTGTCGTCGCGCACGGGCTCGACTTCTGGTGGGAGCTCGCGCTGCTCATCGTGATCATGCTTCTCGGGCACTGGATCGAGATGCGCTCGCTGGCGCAGACGTCCTCGGCCCTCGATTCGCTGGCCGCCCTGCTGCCCGACGAGGCCGAGCGCGTCGAGGGCGACGCGGTGGTCCGGGTCGCCCCGTCCGACCTCACGCTCGACGACGTGGTGCTGGTGCGACCCGGGGCACGGGTCCCCGCAGACGGCGCGATCATCGACGGCGCCGCCGAGATGGACGAGTCGATGGTCACCGGTGAGTCCCGCACCGTGCGGCGCTCCGCCGGGGACCGGGTCGTAGCCGGCACCGTGGCCACCGACTCCGCCCTGCGGCTGCGGGTGACCGCTGTCGGAGACGACACCGCGCTCGCCGGAATCCGCAGGCTCGTGCTCGAGGCCCAGAGCTCCACCTCGCGCGCCCAGCGCCTAGCGGACACGGCAGCCGCGCTGCTGTTCTGGTTCGCCCTCGGCGCGGCCGCCGTCACCGCCGTCGTCTGGTCGATCGCCGGCCAGCCCGACGACGCGGTGATCCGCACGATCACCGTCCTGGTGATCGCCTGCCCGCACGCCCTCGGCCTGGCGATCCCGCTCGTCGTGTCCATCGCCACCGAGCGGGCCGCCCGCGGCGGCATCCTCGTCAAGGACCGCCTGGCGCTGGAGAGCATGCGCACGGTCAGCACCGTGGTCTTCGACAAGACCGGCACGCTGACGAAGGGCCAGCCGACGGTGACCGAGGTCCGCCCCGCCTCCGGTCTCGACCGGGACGAGATCCTGGCGCTGGCTGCTGCCGCCGAGGCCGACAGCGAGCACCCGCTCGCGCGGGCGATCGTCGCGGCAGCGAGCGACCTGCACGTGCCCGCGGCCGCCGACTTCACGTCGTCCCCAGCGGTGGGCGTCCGCGCCCGCGTCGGCGGCCGGACCGTCGAGGTCGGAGGCCCCAACCTGCTCCGCGAGCGAGATGTCGACGAGCTCGACGGGGTCGAGCAGTGGCGCGCCGAGGGGGCGATCATCCTGCACGTGCTCGTCGACGGCCGCCCGGCCGGTGCTCTGAAGCTCGCCGACGAGATCCGCGAGGAGTCCCGCGCCGCGATCCGGCAGCTCCGCCACCGCGGTGTTGACGTCGTGATGATCACCGGCGACGCGGAGGCCGTCGCCCGCACCGTCGCCGCCGAGATCGGGATCGACCGGGTCTTCGCCGGTGTCCGGCCCGAGGACAAGTCCGCCAGGGTCGCCGAACTCCAGCGCGAGGGAGGCACCGTGGCGATGGTCGGCGACGGCGTCAACGACGCCCCCGCCCTCGCACAGGCCGACGTCGGCATTGCGATCGGCGCCGGCACGGACGTCGCGATCGCGTCCGCCGGCGTCATCCTCGCCAGCGACGACCCCCGATCGGTCGTCTCGGTCATCGACCTGTCCGCCGCCAGCTATCGCAAGATGAAGCAGAACCTGTGGTGGGCCGCCGGGTACAACCTCATCGCCGTGCCACTCGCCGCAGGCGTGCTCGCACCCATTGGCTTCGTCATGCCGATGTCCGTCGGAGCCATCCTCATGTCCGTCTCCACGATCGTCGTGGCCCTGAACGCCCAGCTGCTACGCCGACTGGATCTGCGGCCACGGTGA
- a CDS encoding GAF domain-containing protein, with protein sequence MVAEPRPGAAAVLRPGAGHLGPELARQEACARLVAHHVGAAPHVQTRAEHRTWGTSVVHSSARALIALAAAVRIQPPSRPPAHRLARAARDVLRADGVSLSVLSQDGPRLVVDATDRTARELEAAEEILGVGPAHLAAEGADVIVDPAVAPAPWANLATELLGRPRLPWVAAVPLLAGGQAFGALLAHAGGPGPLAQLGWPHDIAVALSRQLLTLPPHTWLDIDGGGTATSRAVGMLMARHRTDASTSLALLRARALAAGQHLDATARQVLGSRGPADPF encoded by the coding sequence ATGGTTGCCGAGCCCCGACCTGGTGCGGCCGCGGTACTACGGCCGGGTGCTGGCCACCTCGGGCCTGAACTAGCGCGCCAGGAGGCGTGCGCTCGCCTGGTCGCTCACCATGTAGGGGCAGCCCCGCACGTCCAGACCCGGGCGGAGCACCGAACCTGGGGGACTTCGGTCGTGCACTCTTCCGCACGCGCGCTCATCGCGCTCGCCGCCGCTGTCCGGATACAGCCGCCGAGCAGACCGCCGGCGCACCGACTCGCCCGGGCCGCGCGCGACGTGCTCCGGGCAGACGGCGTGTCCCTGTCGGTGCTGTCCCAGGACGGCCCGCGGCTCGTCGTGGACGCGACCGACCGAACAGCGCGCGAGCTCGAAGCAGCGGAGGAGATCCTCGGCGTCGGCCCTGCGCACCTTGCCGCGGAGGGCGCCGATGTCATCGTCGACCCCGCCGTCGCACCTGCCCCGTGGGCGAACCTCGCGACCGAGCTCCTTGGACGGCCACGACTGCCGTGGGTCGCGGCGGTACCCCTGCTGGCGGGCGGGCAGGCCTTCGGGGCTCTGCTTGCACACGCAGGCGGCCCTGGCCCGCTGGCGCAGCTCGGCTGGCCCCACGACATCGCCGTCGCGCTCAGCAGGCAGCTGCTGACGCTCCCGCCGCACACCTGGCTCGACATCGACGGGGGCGGAACAGCCACGAGCCGGGCGGTGGGCATGCTCATGGCCAGGCACCGCACGGACGCCAGCACCAGCCTCGCCCTGCTGCGGGCGCGAGCACTGGCTGCCGGCCAGCACCTGGATGCCACCGCGCGCCAGGTACTCGGCTCCCGGGGACCGGCCGACCCGTTCTAG